From the Gemmatimonadaceae bacterium genome, the window GCCGGTGATGTGGCGCACACCGGCCGTGCGCAGTGCCGCGACCAGCGGGTCGAAGCCGCCCAGTGCGGCGCCGCGCAGCGCGGTCGAGATGCTCGGATCGCCGGTGCCGGTCACGACCAGGTCACCGCGCAGTTCGCCGCGCACGATCGGCCCCGTGCGCGTGAACGTGGTGCGCCACTGGTAGCCGGGGCCGAGCGTCGCGAGGGCGACGGCTGCCGTGAGCAGCTTCTGGTTCGACGCCGGCATCACCAGCCGGTCGGCGTGCACGCTGGCGAGCGTGTCACCACGCTGCGGCGCGACGACGAGGATCCCCCAGTGTGCATTGGCGAACTGCGGCAGCGCCACCAGCGAGTCGACGAACGGCTGCAGCAAGAACGGCGCGGACGGGGATGGCGGTGCGGCCGGTACCGGTGCGGCGGGTACCGGTGCGGCGACCGGCGACGGGATGGCCGCCGGCGCGGGCGCCGTCGCAGCCACGGGCACGCTGCGGCTGCTGCAGCCCGCCAGCAGCAGCACGGGTGCCGTGAGGAGGCAACGCAGTCGGGGCATCACGTCAGGGCGAAGTCCGGGGCAGCCAGGCCAGCGCGCGGCGCAGGTCGTCACGCGTGTTCACGTTGTGGAAGATGCGCTCCGCCTCGGCGTCGCGCAGGTGCTCCGCCACCGGCCAGCGCACGCCACGCACGGCGTGCAGGAGTGCGTGGCCGGCACGTTCGTTCGCCGCGAGCAGCGTGGCCGCGCTGGCGGCGCATGACGGCGCCCAGGCGGCGCAGAGCGGCTCGGCGGTGCCGTCGGGGTGCACGGGCACGCAGGCCGTGGCGCCGGCTTCCACCACCCGGGCCAGTGCCGCGAGGAGTGCGGTGGTCACGAACGGCAGGTCCCACGCGCAGACGATCACCGTCGCATCGCCGGCAGCCTGGAACGCAGCGGCGAGCGCGGCGAGCGCGCCACGCCCCGGCACCGCGTCCGGCACCGCGTCCGGCACCACCCGTAACGCGGGGAACCAGCCCACGGCGTCCGGATCGTTCGCCGCCACGATCACCTCGTCGCCGTTCCGGTCGCAGCAACCCTGCAGTGCGGCCAGGGCGCCGTCACACAGGCGGCCGTCGCCGAATGGCGCGAGGCCCTTTGGCGCGCCGCCGAACCGCGTGCCGGCACCGCCGGCGAGGAGGACACCGCACCGCCGGCGACGCCCGCTGGTCACGCCGGCTCGAAGGTCGCGCTGAGCGTGGAGTCCTCGGCCACCACCACGCGCGTCACCTGCACACCCTCCGGCAGTCGCGCCTGCACGCAGCCGGCGATGAAGCGCGCCAGTTCCTCCCCGGTCGGTACGAGCCCCTGCACCTCGTCGAACTCCGGGAGGTCGAGGTTGATGTTGCGGTGGTCGAAGCGCGCGCGGACCTCCTCCTGCAGCACCCGGTCGAGCAGGCCGAGGTCGA encodes:
- a CDS encoding molybdenum cofactor guanylyltransferase; the encoded protein is MTSGRRRRCGVLLAGGAGTRFGGAPKGLAPFGDGRLCDGALAALQGCCDRNGDEVIVAANDPDAVGWFPALRVVPDAVPDAVPGRGALAALAAAFQAAGDATVIVCAWDLPFVTTALLAALARVVEAGATACVPVHPDGTAEPLCAAWAPSCAASAATLLAANERAGHALLHAVRGVRWPVAEHLRDAEAERIFHNVNTRDDLRRALAWLPRTSP
- a CDS encoding 6-carboxytetrahydropterin synthase, which translates into the protein MTGRTTLTRRVQFAAAHRYRRPQWDEATNEAAFGLCARPNYHGHSYTCDVSVTGAVNASTGMLVDLGLLDRVLQEEVRARFDHRNINLDLPEFDEVQGLVPTGEELARFIAGCVQARLPEGVQVTRVVVAEDSTLSATFEPA